Proteins encoded in a region of the Mycobacterium branderi genome:
- a CDS encoding aromatic ring-hydroxylating oxygenase subunit alpha, giving the protein MPHFTKPAAGSWTQNYPELGTGPVDYTDSIDPAFFEAEREAIFKRTWLNVGRVNRLPRTGSYFTKELPSAGPGMSVIVVKTKDGSIKAFHNVCRHRGNKLVWNDFPHEETSGTCRQFTCKYHAWRYSLDGELTFIQQEDEFFDVDKSQYGLVPVRCEVWEGFIFVNLDDNAAPLIDYLGPLAKSIEGYPFGEMTETYSYRAEVGSNWKLFIDAFVEFYHAPILHQGQYTKEEAAKIQKFGYEALHYELAGPHNLQSTWGGQAPPPDMSMVKPMDQVLRSGLFGPWDKPEIIENLELPPGVNVKRVPQWGIDSWLFFPNFMLLIWEPGWFLTYHYWPTAVDKHIFECTLYFVPPRNARERLAQELAAVTFKEYALQDANTLEATQTMIGTRAVKEFLLCDQEVLIRHLHKTTADYVKEYRNNGHRKQASV; this is encoded by the coding sequence GTGCCACATTTCACCAAGCCGGCTGCGGGAAGCTGGACGCAGAACTATCCGGAGCTGGGCACCGGGCCGGTGGACTACACCGACTCGATCGACCCGGCTTTCTTCGAAGCCGAGCGCGAGGCGATCTTCAAGCGGACCTGGCTCAACGTCGGACGGGTCAATCGGCTCCCACGCACCGGCAGCTACTTCACCAAGGAACTCCCGTCGGCCGGACCGGGTATGTCGGTGATCGTCGTCAAGACCAAAGACGGGTCGATCAAGGCATTCCACAATGTTTGCCGTCACCGCGGAAACAAGCTGGTATGGAACGACTTTCCGCACGAGGAGACGTCGGGAACCTGCCGGCAGTTCACCTGCAAGTACCACGCGTGGCGTTACAGCCTCGACGGCGAGCTGACCTTCATCCAGCAGGAGGACGAGTTCTTCGACGTCGACAAGAGCCAATACGGCCTGGTGCCCGTGCGCTGCGAGGTGTGGGAGGGATTCATCTTCGTCAACCTCGACGACAACGCGGCGCCGCTGATCGACTACCTCGGACCGCTGGCCAAGAGCATCGAGGGCTACCCCTTCGGCGAGATGACGGAGACCTACTCCTACCGCGCAGAGGTCGGCAGCAACTGGAAGCTGTTCATCGACGCGTTCGTCGAGTTCTACCACGCGCCGATCCTGCACCAGGGCCAGTACACCAAGGAAGAAGCCGCCAAGATCCAGAAGTTTGGCTACGAGGCGCTTCATTACGAGTTGGCCGGCCCGCACAACCTGCAGTCGACTTGGGGCGGGCAGGCACCACCCCCGGACATGTCCATGGTCAAGCCAATGGACCAGGTGTTACGCAGCGGTTTGTTCGGCCCGTGGGACAAACCGGAGATCATCGAAAACCTGGAGCTGCCGCCGGGTGTCAACGTCAAGCGGGTGCCGCAGTGGGGCATCGACTCGTGGCTCTTCTTCCCGAACTTCATGCTGTTGATATGGGAGCCGGGCTGGTTTTTGACCTACCACTACTGGCCTACCGCGGTGGACAAGCACATCTTCGAATGCACACTGTATTTCGTTCCGCCGCGCAACGCGCGGGAACGGCTGGCTCAGGAGCTGGCCGCGGTGACGTTCAAGGAGTACGCGCTGCAGGACGCCAACACGCTGGAAGCCACCCAGACCATGATCGGCACCCGGGCCGTCAAAGAGTTCCTGCTGTGCGACCAGGAAGTCTTGATCCGCCATCTGCACAAGACGACCGCAGACTACGTGAAGGAGTACCGCAACAATGGCCACCGCAAGCAAGCTTCCGTCTGA
- a CDS encoding carboxymuconolactone decarboxylase family protein, whose amino-acid sequence MRLSPLPADEWDDAVRHAVAGMLPEERRNPDDAGNLLATLVHHPKLTRAFLRFSAYLLYGSTLPERIREQVILRVAHRRGCGYEWTHHVKLGKKAGLSDADIAAIQSGDPADEFDRAVVCAVDELDEKSNLSDATWATLSERLDEKQRMDLVFTIGGYTALAMALNTFGVEVEQER is encoded by the coding sequence ATGCGTCTGTCCCCGCTGCCGGCGGACGAATGGGACGACGCTGTCCGGCATGCAGTCGCCGGGATGCTGCCCGAGGAGCGGCGAAACCCGGACGATGCGGGCAACCTGCTGGCCACCCTGGTGCACCACCCCAAGCTCACCCGTGCGTTTCTGCGGTTCAGCGCGTACCTGCTCTACGGTTCGACGCTGCCGGAGCGCATCCGTGAGCAGGTCATACTGCGGGTCGCGCATCGGCGCGGCTGCGGCTACGAGTGGACACACCACGTGAAGCTCGGCAAGAAAGCCGGGCTGTCCGACGCCGACATCGCCGCAATCCAATCCGGTGACCCGGCAGACGAATTCGACCGCGCGGTGGTGTGCGCCGTCGACGAACTCGACGAAAAATCCAACCTATCGGATGCGACGTGGGCCACGTTGAGCGAACGGCTCGACGAAAAGCAGCGGATGGATCTGGTCTTCACGATCGGGGGCTACACCGCACTCGCGATGGCCCTCAACACCTTTGGCGTCGAAGTGGAACAAGAGAGGTAG
- a CDS encoding amidohydrolase family protein yields the protein MNKDDMILISVDDHIVEPPDMFKNHLPKKYIDDAPRLVHNPDGSDTWQFRDTVIPNVALNAVAGRPKEEYGIEPTGLDEIRPGCYNVDERVKDMNAGGILGSICFPSFPGFAGRLFATEDQDFSLALVQAYNDWHIDEWCGAYPARFIPMALPVIWDAEKCAAEVRRVSKKGVHALTFTENPAAMGYPSFHDDYWTPLWKALCDTNTVLNVHIGSSGRLAITAPDAPMDVMITLQPMNIVQAAADLLWSKPIKQYPDLKIALSEGGTGWIPYFLERVDRTYDMHSTWTHQNFGGKLPSEVFRDHFLTCFISDPVGVTLRHMIGIDNICWEADYPHSDSMWPGAPEELWEVLSANNVPDDEINKITHENAMRWYSFDPFSHISREQATVGALRKAAEGHDVSIRALSHHKERAGSSFAEFAASAKTLTGNTD from the coding sequence ATGAACAAAGACGACATGATCCTGATCAGCGTCGACGACCACATCGTCGAACCGCCCGACATGTTCAAGAACCACCTGCCCAAGAAGTACATCGACGACGCCCCGCGCCTCGTGCACAACCCGGACGGCTCCGACACCTGGCAGTTCCGCGACACCGTGATTCCCAACGTCGCGCTCAACGCGGTGGCCGGCCGTCCCAAGGAGGAGTACGGGATCGAGCCCACCGGGCTCGACGAGATCCGGCCGGGCTGCTACAACGTCGACGAGCGGGTCAAGGACATGAACGCCGGCGGCATCCTCGGGTCGATCTGCTTCCCGTCGTTCCCGGGTTTCGCCGGGCGGCTGTTCGCCACCGAGGACCAGGACTTCTCGCTGGCGCTGGTGCAGGCCTACAACGACTGGCACATCGACGAGTGGTGTGGGGCGTACCCCGCCCGGTTCATCCCGATGGCGCTGCCGGTGATCTGGGACGCCGAGAAGTGCGCGGCCGAGGTGCGACGGGTGTCCAAGAAGGGTGTGCACGCGCTGACGTTCACCGAGAACCCCGCCGCCATGGGTTACCCCAGCTTCCACGACGACTACTGGACCCCGCTGTGGAAAGCGTTGTGCGACACCAACACAGTGCTCAACGTGCACATCGGGTCGTCGGGCCGGCTGGCGATCACCGCGCCCGACGCGCCGATGGACGTGATGATCACCCTGCAGCCGATGAACATCGTGCAGGCAGCTGCAGATCTGTTGTGGTCCAAGCCGATCAAGCAGTACCCGGACCTCAAGATCGCGCTCTCCGAGGGCGGCACCGGCTGGATTCCCTACTTCCTGGAGCGGGTGGACCGCACCTACGACATGCATTCGACGTGGACGCACCAGAACTTCGGCGGCAAGCTGCCGTCGGAGGTGTTCCGCGACCACTTCCTGACCTGCTTCATTTCCGACCCGGTGGGCGTGACGCTGCGCCACATGATCGGCATCGACAACATCTGCTGGGAGGCCGACTACCCGCACAGTGACTCGATGTGGCCGGGTGCGCCCGAGGAGCTGTGGGAGGTGCTGTCCGCCAACAACGTTCCCGACGACGAGATCAACAAGATCACGCACGAAAACGCGATGCGCTGGTACTCGTTCGACCCGTTCAGCCACATCTCCCGTGAGCAGGCCACGGTCGGAGCGCTGCGCAAAGCCGCTGAGGGACACGACGTTTCGATCCGGGCGCTGAGCCACCACAAGGAGCGGGCCGGCTCGTCGTTCGCGGAGTTCGCCGCCAGCGCGAAGACGTTGACCGGCAACACCGACTGA
- a CDS encoding acyl-CoA dehydrogenase family protein, producing the protein MDFELTDDQELIRRSVAELAAKFDDHYWMERDQAHEFPTEFYRAIADGGWLGMTIPTEYGGHGLGITEATLLAEEVAKSGGGMNAASSIHMSIFGMQPVVVHGSDELKARTLPRVATGDLHVCFGVTEPGAGLDTSRITTFAKRQGDHYVVNGRKVWISKAMESEKILLLTRTQTYDEVTKKTDGMTLFLTDLDRSRVDVRPIRKMGRNAVSSNELFIDNLEVPVEDRVGEEGKGFQYILDGLNPERMLIAAEALGIGRVALDRAVKYATDREVFGRPIGMNQGIQFPLADSLARLDAAELMLRKATWLYDNGKPCGREANTAKYLCADAGFTAADRALQTHGGMGYAEEYNVARYFREARLMKIAPISQEMILNFLGSHTLKLPRSY; encoded by the coding sequence ATGGATTTCGAGCTGACCGATGATCAGGAGCTGATCCGACGCTCGGTCGCAGAGCTGGCGGCGAAGTTCGACGACCACTATTGGATGGAGCGCGACCAGGCGCACGAGTTCCCGACCGAGTTCTACCGCGCCATCGCCGACGGCGGCTGGCTCGGGATGACGATCCCGACCGAGTACGGCGGGCACGGCCTGGGCATCACCGAGGCCACTCTGCTGGCGGAGGAGGTCGCCAAGTCCGGCGGCGGCATGAACGCCGCCAGCTCGATCCACATGTCGATCTTCGGGATGCAGCCGGTGGTGGTGCACGGCTCCGACGAGCTCAAGGCGCGCACCCTGCCCCGGGTGGCAACTGGCGATCTGCACGTCTGCTTCGGCGTCACCGAACCCGGTGCGGGCCTGGACACTTCGCGCATCACCACCTTCGCCAAACGCCAGGGCGACCACTACGTCGTCAACGGCCGCAAGGTGTGGATCTCCAAGGCGATGGAGTCGGAGAAGATCCTGCTGCTGACCCGCACCCAGACCTACGACGAAGTCACCAAGAAGACGGACGGCATGACGCTGTTCCTCACCGACCTCGACCGCAGTCGGGTGGACGTGCGGCCGATCCGCAAGATGGGCCGTAACGCGGTGTCCTCCAACGAGCTGTTCATCGACAACCTCGAGGTGCCGGTCGAAGACCGGGTTGGCGAGGAAGGCAAGGGTTTTCAGTACATTCTCGACGGGTTGAACCCGGAGCGGATGCTGATTGCCGCCGAGGCGCTCGGCATCGGGCGGGTCGCGCTGGACCGGGCGGTGAAGTACGCCACCGACCGCGAGGTATTCGGCCGGCCGATCGGGATGAACCAGGGCATCCAGTTCCCGCTGGCCGACTCGCTGGCCCGACTCGACGCCGCCGAGCTGATGCTGCGCAAGGCCACCTGGCTCTACGACAACGGCAAACCCTGTGGGCGCGAAGCGAACACCGCGAAATACCTGTGCGCCGACGCCGGGTTCACCGCCGCCGACCGCGCGCTGCAGACCCACGGCGGGATGGGCTACGCCGAGGAATACAACGTCGCCCGCTACTTCCGCGAGGCCCGCCTGATGAAGATCGCGCCGATCAGCCAGGAGATGATCCTGAACTTCCTGGGATCGCACACGCTCAAACTGCCGAGGAGTTATTGA
- a CDS encoding SDR family NAD(P)-dependent oxidoreductase, producing MSRYFDLSGRAALVTGAAGGIGSAVAAALADAGAAVLVTDVDKDAATAVAERISSSGRRAEAAVLDVSDRDSADAAAAQAAALADGKLHILVNNAGVTRPAMFEKTTPESFRLLFDIHVMGAFNCTQAALFYIPTDGTGRVINVTSAAGLTGTLGQVNYSAAKAGIIGFTKSLAREFATKNILVNALAPLAATPMTETIRTNEKFAANMMNRIPLKRWAEPEEVAGAFVFLASDAASYITGQVLPVDGGMVM from the coding sequence ATGAGCCGGTATTTCGACTTGTCCGGCCGCGCGGCGCTGGTCACCGGCGCGGCAGGCGGCATCGGCTCTGCGGTTGCAGCCGCGTTGGCCGACGCGGGTGCGGCGGTGCTGGTCACCGACGTGGACAAGGACGCGGCTACAGCTGTAGCAGAACGCATTTCGTCGTCGGGACGACGCGCCGAGGCCGCCGTGCTGGACGTCTCCGATCGCGACTCGGCCGACGCGGCGGCCGCGCAGGCCGCCGCGCTCGCCGACGGCAAGCTGCACATCCTGGTCAACAACGCGGGCGTGACGCGGCCGGCGATGTTCGAGAAGACCACGCCGGAGTCGTTCCGGTTGCTCTTCGACATCCACGTGATGGGTGCGTTCAACTGCACCCAGGCCGCGCTGTTCTACATTCCCACCGACGGCACTGGGCGCGTCATCAACGTCACGTCGGCGGCCGGGCTGACCGGCACGCTGGGACAGGTCAACTACTCCGCAGCCAAAGCGGGCATCATCGGATTCACCAAATCCCTTGCGCGCGAGTTCGCGACAAAGAACATCCTCGTGAATGCCCTTGCGCCGCTGGCCGCCACGCCGATGACCGAAACCATCCGGACCAACGAGAAGTTCGCGGCCAACATGATGAATCGCATTCCCTTGAAGCGCTGGGCCGAGCCCGAGGAAGTCGCAGGCGCGTTCGTCTTTCTCGCCTCCGATGCGGCGTCCTACATCACCGGGCAGGTGCTGCCGGTGGACGGCGGCATGGTGATGTAG
- a CDS encoding CaiB/BaiF CoA transferase family protein has protein sequence MPDSQAPLAGVTVVALEQAVSAPMCTRVLADFGARVIKVENPKGGDFARYYDDVVNGLAAHFVWANRGKESVTLDLKTEAGLGLLHRLLERADVLVSNLAPGSTARLGIGPDDLATRHPDVIAVEIDGYGAGGPLSHKRAYDLLAQAESGACAVTGYPGAPAKPGPPVADISTGLYSALSVLALLYSRSGGRAVSVSLFDTMTDLMGYPLTYTQHSGVDQQPLGMSSPAVAPYGAYATADGQTVVLGTTNDQEWQRLSREILQRHDLADDRRFATNAGRVAHRDILDQAIGAWCAEHDLEHVQKIADAAGIGNARYNVPSEVLVHPQLSVRDRWRQVDTPTGPIKALLPPPVIAGYQAPMGAVPGLGQHTDSVLAELGLADDEITALRAQGAIGQAYA, from the coding sequence ATGCCCGATTCACAGGCGCCGCTCGCGGGAGTCACCGTGGTGGCGCTGGAACAGGCCGTGTCGGCGCCGATGTGCACTCGTGTGCTCGCCGACTTCGGGGCGCGGGTCATCAAGGTGGAAAACCCCAAGGGGGGAGACTTCGCCCGGTATTACGACGACGTCGTCAACGGGCTTGCCGCACACTTCGTCTGGGCCAACCGGGGCAAGGAGTCGGTCACCCTCGACCTGAAAACCGAAGCCGGGCTGGGTCTTCTGCATCGGCTGCTTGAGCGGGCCGACGTGCTGGTGTCCAACCTGGCGCCCGGATCGACCGCGCGGCTCGGAATCGGGCCCGACGATCTGGCGACGCGGCACCCGGACGTGATCGCCGTCGAAATCGACGGCTACGGCGCCGGAGGCCCGTTGTCGCATAAACGCGCCTACGACCTGCTGGCCCAAGCCGAATCCGGTGCGTGCGCCGTCACCGGCTATCCAGGCGCCCCGGCCAAGCCCGGGCCGCCGGTGGCCGACATCAGCACCGGGCTGTACTCGGCGCTGTCGGTTCTCGCGCTGCTGTATTCGCGAAGCGGCGGGCGGGCCGTCAGCGTGAGTTTGTTCGACACCATGACGGATCTGATGGGCTACCCGCTGACCTACACCCAGCACTCCGGTGTCGACCAGCAACCACTGGGGATGAGCTCCCCGGCGGTGGCCCCCTATGGCGCCTATGCCACCGCCGACGGCCAGACCGTCGTGCTGGGCACCACCAACGACCAAGAATGGCAACGGCTTTCGCGGGAAATCCTGCAGCGCCACGACCTGGCCGACGACCGGCGGTTCGCGACCAACGCAGGTCGCGTCGCCCACCGCGACATCCTGGACCAGGCCATCGGCGCCTGGTGCGCCGAGCACGACCTGGAACACGTGCAGAAGATCGCCGACGCCGCCGGAATCGGCAACGCGCGCTACAACGTGCCCAGCGAGGTGCTCGTCCACCCGCAATTGAGCGTCCGCGACCGCTGGCGCCAGGTTGACACTCCGACCGGGCCGATCAAGGCCCTGCTGCCGCCGCCGGTTATCGCCGGCTACCAAGCGCCGATGGGCGCCGTGCCCGGGCTTGGGCAGCACACCGACTCGGTGCTCGCCGAACTCGGCCTGGCCGACGACGAAATCACCGCGCTGCGTGCCCAAGGTGCCATCGGACAGGCGTATGCCTGA
- a CDS encoding enoyl-CoA hydratase/isomerase family protein has product MPEPVLLSTDRNGVRTLTLNRPRRKNAINRDLWIALADALTAVGNDRGVRVVVITGAGGAFCSGADISTLDDTHPTYKMRLLTDVALALHELPVPTIAKVTGVAVGAGWNLALGCDFVVATPESRFSQIFAKRGLSLDLGGSWLLPKIVGLQQAKRLALLAETIDADEAQALNLVTWVVSGDEIDAFVTDLAEKLVAGPQIALAQTKALLNEGADRTLRDALANEARAQIVNFATADAAEAYAAFAEKREPSFTGRWAVSRSEQTDA; this is encoded by the coding sequence ATGCCTGAGCCTGTACTGCTGTCGACCGACCGCAATGGGGTGCGGACGTTGACGCTCAACCGTCCGCGGCGCAAGAACGCGATCAACCGGGACCTGTGGATCGCGCTGGCCGACGCGCTCACCGCCGTCGGCAACGACCGCGGCGTGCGCGTCGTCGTGATCACCGGAGCCGGCGGGGCGTTTTGTTCCGGAGCAGACATTTCCACCCTCGACGACACCCACCCGACCTACAAGATGCGGCTGCTGACCGACGTCGCGCTGGCCCTGCACGAGTTACCGGTGCCGACAATCGCGAAGGTGACCGGAGTGGCCGTCGGCGCCGGCTGGAACCTCGCGCTGGGTTGCGACTTCGTGGTGGCCACCCCGGAATCGCGGTTCTCGCAGATTTTCGCCAAGCGCGGCCTGTCGCTGGATCTGGGCGGGTCGTGGTTGTTGCCGAAAATCGTTGGGCTGCAACAGGCTAAACGGCTCGCGCTGCTGGCCGAGACCATCGACGCCGACGAGGCCCAGGCGCTCAACCTGGTGACGTGGGTGGTATCGGGCGACGAGATCGATGCCTTCGTCACCGATCTGGCCGAGAAGCTGGTGGCCGGACCGCAGATCGCGCTGGCCCAAACCAAGGCACTGCTCAACGAGGGCGCCGACCGGACGCTGCGCGACGCGCTGGCCAACGAGGCTCGCGCGCAGATCGTCAACTTCGCCACCGCCGACGCGGCGGAAGCCTATGCCGCGTTCGCCGAGAAGCGGGAGCCGTCGTTTACTGGTCGGTGGGCGGTTTCGAGATCGGAGCAGACAGATGCGTGA
- a CDS encoding thiolase family protein, with translation MREVVIAEAVRTPVGKRNGGLSSMHAADLSAIVLGELVERTGIDPGIVDDVVWGCVSQVGDQSSNIGRYAVLAAGWPESIPGTTINRACGSSQQALDFAVQAVMSGQQDVVVAGGVEVMSRVPLGAARATGMPYGPKVLERYNDFSFNQGISAEMIAKKWGFSRTQLDEYSVRSHELAAAAQDNGAFDAQIVPVFVDDTVMNQDEGVRRGSTVEKLASLKPAFVDDGVIHAGNSSQISDGAAALLVTTSAMAIELGLAPLVRYRAGAVTGADPVLMLTGPIPATEKVLKKAGVPLGEVGVFEVNEAFAPVPLAWLAETGADPERLNPLGGAIALGHPLGASGAVLMTRMAYHMRDNGIRYGLQTMCEGGGTANATLVELVA, from the coding sequence ATGCGTGAAGTAGTCATCGCCGAGGCGGTGCGCACCCCGGTCGGCAAACGCAACGGCGGGCTGTCGAGCATGCACGCCGCGGACCTGTCGGCGATTGTGCTGGGCGAATTGGTGGAGCGCACCGGGATTGACCCCGGGATCGTCGACGACGTCGTGTGGGGTTGCGTGTCGCAGGTCGGGGACCAGTCGAGCAACATCGGCCGCTATGCGGTGCTGGCGGCGGGCTGGCCGGAGAGCATCCCGGGCACCACGATCAACCGGGCGTGCGGGTCCAGTCAGCAGGCGCTCGACTTCGCTGTGCAGGCGGTCATGTCGGGCCAGCAGGACGTCGTGGTGGCCGGCGGCGTGGAGGTGATGAGCCGGGTGCCGCTGGGCGCGGCCCGGGCGACGGGAATGCCATATGGGCCGAAAGTCCTTGAGCGGTATAACGATTTCTCCTTCAACCAGGGCATCTCCGCGGAGATGATCGCCAAGAAGTGGGGCTTTTCCCGCACCCAACTCGACGAGTACTCCGTGCGCTCGCACGAGCTGGCCGCGGCCGCCCAGGACAACGGCGCGTTCGACGCGCAGATCGTGCCGGTGTTCGTCGACGACACCGTGATGAACCAGGACGAGGGGGTGCGGCGCGGCAGCACGGTGGAGAAACTGGCCTCGCTCAAACCCGCCTTCGTCGACGACGGCGTCATCCACGCCGGCAACTCGTCGCAGATTTCGGACGGGGCGGCGGCGCTGCTGGTGACCACGTCGGCGATGGCCATCGAGCTGGGATTGGCTCCGTTGGTGCGGTATCGGGCCGGGGCGGTGACCGGAGCGGACCCGGTGCTGATGCTCACCGGACCCATCCCGGCCACGGAGAAAGTGCTCAAGAAGGCCGGCGTCCCGCTCGGCGAGGTGGGGGTGTTCGAGGTCAACGAGGCGTTCGCGCCGGTGCCCCTGGCTTGGCTCGCCGAGACCGGCGCCGACCCGGAGCGGCTCAACCCGCTGGGCGGCGCGATCGCGCTGGGCCACCCGCTCGGGGCGTCCGGCGCGGTGCTGATGACCCGGATGGCATATCACATGCGGGACAACGGGATTCGCTACGGCCTGCAGACCATGTGTGAGGGCGGCGGCACCGCCAACGCCACGCTGGTGGAACTGGTGGCCTGA
- a CDS encoding acyl-CoA dehydrogenase family protein produces MRRDLFTDDHEAFRRLARDFVEKEIEPHYADWERAGRMPREIFEKLGALGMLGMAIPEEYGGSGLNDYRYNVILQEEAARALVTMGTVRTQLEVILPYFLHYANDEQRQRWFPGLAAGTLLTAVAMTEPGTGSDLAGIRTTAVRDDDHYVLNGAKTFITGGLLADLVIVVARTSTDPDNRRRGLTLLVVEDGMPGFVKGRALDKMGCKVQDTAELSFTDVRVPVANRLGEEGEAFGYLGHNLPQERMTVAVGSVAQARAAVAATIDYVKERKAFGTPVASFQNTKFELAAMSAEIEAAQTMVDRAVAELVAGELSGADAARVKLFCTEMQGRVVDRCLQLFGGYGYMMEYPIARLYTDARVARIYAGTSEVMKVIIAKSLGL; encoded by the coding sequence ATGCGCCGAGACCTGTTCACCGACGACCACGAGGCTTTCCGGCGACTGGCCCGCGACTTCGTCGAGAAGGAGATCGAACCGCACTACGCCGACTGGGAGAGGGCCGGCCGGATGCCGCGGGAGATCTTCGAAAAGCTCGGCGCGCTGGGCATGTTGGGCATGGCCATCCCGGAGGAATACGGCGGCTCGGGGCTCAACGACTACCGCTACAACGTCATCCTGCAAGAGGAAGCCGCCCGGGCACTGGTCACGATGGGCACTGTCCGCACGCAGCTCGAGGTGATCCTGCCGTACTTCCTGCACTACGCCAACGACGAGCAGCGGCAGCGTTGGTTTCCCGGTCTGGCCGCCGGCACGCTGCTGACTGCGGTGGCGATGACCGAACCCGGCACCGGCTCGGATCTGGCCGGGATCCGCACCACGGCGGTCCGCGACGACGACCACTACGTGCTCAACGGCGCCAAGACGTTTATCACCGGCGGCCTGCTGGCGGACCTCGTCATCGTGGTGGCGCGGACGTCGACCGATCCGGACAACCGCCGTCGCGGACTGACGCTGCTGGTCGTCGAGGACGGAATGCCGGGCTTCGTCAAGGGCAGGGCGCTGGACAAGATGGGCTGCAAGGTGCAAGACACCGCCGAGTTGTCATTCACGGATGTCCGTGTCCCCGTGGCGAATCGGCTCGGTGAGGAGGGTGAGGCGTTTGGGTACCTCGGCCACAACCTGCCGCAGGAGCGGATGACCGTCGCCGTCGGGTCGGTGGCCCAGGCCCGGGCGGCCGTCGCCGCCACGATCGACTATGTCAAGGAGCGCAAGGCTTTTGGCACGCCGGTGGCATCATTCCAGAACACCAAGTTCGAGCTGGCGGCGATGTCCGCCGAGATCGAGGCGGCGCAGACCATGGTCGACCGGGCCGTCGCCGAACTGGTCGCGGGCGAGCTGTCCGGCGCGGATGCGGCGAGGGTGAAGCTGTTCTGCACCGAGATGCAGGGCCGGGTCGTCGACCGCTGCCTGCAGCTGTTCGGCGGCTACGGCTACATGATGGAGTATCCGATCGCCAGGCTCTACACCGATGCCCGGGTGGCCCGCATTTACGCGGGAACGAGCGAGGTGATGAAGGTGATCATCGCCAAGTCGCTCGGGTTGTGA
- a CDS encoding TetR/AcrR family transcriptional regulator: MTRPYDTLLAKGEDRKQRILKVAQRLLTQNGWRNTTLAQIASEAGVSPAGLLHHFESKEQLLHAVVDARDADDDAHADRAGDLISEIAAVADRFHRSPELVGTYTVLLAENMDPDAPLHDRLLARYQDAVDIITGLIRRGQEAGQFRMDIDVTVKAVQILAFITGMETTWLLDPSIPLTEAFKEYAESLARDMAPPRTT; the protein is encoded by the coding sequence GTGACACGGCCTTACGACACCCTGCTGGCCAAGGGCGAAGACCGCAAACAGCGCATTCTCAAGGTCGCGCAGCGGCTGCTGACCCAAAACGGGTGGCGTAATACGACGTTGGCGCAGATCGCCAGCGAGGCCGGCGTCAGTCCCGCCGGCCTGCTGCACCATTTCGAGTCCAAGGAACAGCTGCTTCACGCCGTGGTCGACGCCCGCGACGCCGACGACGATGCCCATGCGGACCGGGCCGGCGACTTGATTTCGGAGATCGCAGCGGTCGCGGATCGTTTTCACCGCTCGCCGGAATTGGTCGGCACCTACACCGTGCTGCTGGCCGAGAACATGGACCCCGACGCACCGCTGCACGACCGCCTGCTCGCCCGCTATCAGGACGCGGTCGACATCATCACCGGCCTCATCCGGCGCGGCCAGGAGGCCGGCCAGTTCCGCATGGACATAGACGTCACTGTCAAGGCGGTGCAGATTCTCGCCTTTATCACCGGAATGGAGACCACATGGTTGCTCGACCCTTCGATACCACTGACCGAAGCGTTCAAGGAGTACGCGGAATCGCTGGCTCGGGACATGGCACCGCCGAGGACGACGTGA